The genomic window TTCGCCTTGACGGACAGGAACAGGGAGTATCTCCGCAGATGGCTCCCCTGGCTCGACAGCAACAAATACCTTCAGAACACCGTTGATTTCATAAAGTTCAGCAAAAAGCAGTATGAGGAAAACAGCAGTCTGCAGCTATGTATCATGTACAAGGGCGAACTTGCCGGTGTGATAGGCTTTAACAAGGTCGACTGGCTCAATCACTCTACCGGTATCGGGTACTGGTTATCCGAGGACTGTCAGGGGAAGGGGATAATGACCGCATCGTGCGGGTGTCTTCTCGAATACGCGTTCGGCAACCTGGGGATGAACCGCGCAGAGATAAGGTGCGCGGTCGAGAACAGGCGGAGCAGGGCTATTCCCGAGAGGCTCGGGTTCACTGAGGAGGGGACCATACGGCAAGCGGAGTGGCTCTATGACCATTACGTGGACCACGTCGTTTACGGCCTCCTGAGGGAGGAATGGAAGGGCGGGGTTTGATATATTATTATGCAGCAAGCTGCCTTTGATCACGGGATAAAAAAACCCTCCTAAATCCAGTGAGGAAGTAGGAGGGTTTAAGAGAAGCAAAAGGCAAGATGTAGTTAAGCTATGAAAAAAGCACTATAATCAAACCCGCGAAAATTGTTGAATATAATGCTAAATCTGCGAACCCGTAAGTTTTGTTCATCGCCGCATCCTCTTTAAAAATCATAGTCTATTAACATATAGTCCATCAAGGTTTAATTTGTTATAAATTAAAAGTTTTATTGCTCAGGTTGCCTTAAAACTATTGTATTAATACTTAAGTTAGAACTCGGTCTGAATCTTGCCGGAGTACTGATTTCTATATATTCAGCGTAATGTATGGTTAGGCATCTGTTTTAGGTCCGGGTGTCGGGCCGGTCAGGGCTTTTTCGAAATGATGAGGTGGTTGGCCGCCCTTCCCTCGTCGATCAGCCTGAGGTATGTATCGAAATACTCGATGTGGTAGTCGGTATTCTCCCTGCCCTGTTCCTTTACGATCTCGTCGTAGTGTTTCTTGTACGCGTCGCCCCATTTCTTGTTCTGAACCCTGAAGTCGGATACGTACTCCGTGATCTCCTCGATCTGAAATCCGGCTTCCCGGAGTTTGGCCCGGTAATTAGAGAGGGAGTCGTAGTACTGGGGGATGAGGTAACCGCGCGCCATTTTTCTCGCTACTTCGGGGTCGTCGGGCATGTCGAACGTCCCGCTTAGAAACGCCCATATTCCTCCTTTCTTCAAAACTCTGAGCACTTCCCTGAATAGCCCTGCTTTGTCCTCGAATACGTTCATGACGTTCAAGCTTATTGCTGTGTCGAAGGTGCTGTCGGCAAAGGGGGTTTTCATCGCATCCCCGAGATGGAATTCGGTTTTTCCCTCCAGGCCTGACTGTTTTGCGATCTTCCCGGCCATATTCACCCCGACGTCGGAGATATCCACCCCCGCTATCCTGCACCCCGTTCTGCT from Thermodesulfobacteriota bacterium includes these protein-coding regions:
- a CDS encoding GNAT family protein, which codes for MNDQFKLRIETDIELELLADGHAEELFALTDRNREYLRRWLPWLDSNKYLQNTVDFIKFSKKQYEENSSLQLCIMYKGELAGVIGFNKVDWLNHSTGIGYWLSEDCQGKGIMTASCGCLLEYAFGNLGMNRAEIRCAVENRRSRAIPERLGFTEEGTIRQAEWLYDHYVDHVVYGLLREEWKGGV
- a CDS encoding methyltransferase domain-containing protein codes for the protein MSEKNIGVDYSILHQIDSPANRLIRDSIWGKENDIGQQSFITPSYLDDLIRRLRIGSDTYVLDVGSGVGGPAIYIASRTGCRIAGVDISDVGVNMAGKIAKQSGLEGKTEFHLGDAMKTPFADSTFDTAISLNVMNVFEDKAGLFREVLRVLKKGGIWAFLSGTFDMPDDPEVARKMARGYLIPQYYDSLSNYRAKLREAGFQIEEITEYVSDFRVQNKKWGDAYKKHYDEIVKEQGRENTDYHIEYFDTYLRLIDEGRAANHLIISKKP